CTCTTTCTTCGGTACTTTATGAAGAGGACAAATAGATGGCTATCTTTCTTTACCGCTCTTTTCAGCCTTGTCTGAGACTTGGGAAGAGGTTATCAGTCGAGACCAAAGGACATAATATCTCAGATTACTAACCATCCCACTTGGATAGCGGTCCTTATGCCTTGACTTTGCCCTCTCAGGGAAGCTAGGATCGGTTCTCATCTCTCTTCATTCTTGACTGACTATAGGCTAAGTAGCGAATGCTGTAATCAAGGGCCTGCTTTAATGGTTGGTTCATTGGTTTAGGGGAATTGGCTTGAATCTGAAGCCAGACATAGCGATTGGCGAACCACAACTCGTGCTTAAAGCTTTGAATTGGAGTGGGAAAGAGGGGGTTCATGCTGTGATAGCCAAGCGGGGAGAGATGGAAAGAGGACTAATGCCTTGGCTGAATTTAGCTTCTTGGTTTTTCGGTCATTTTCTTCCAATAAAGAGATGTTTCTTATTGTGGCAATGTCTTTTTACCTTTGACCGATCTCCATTGCTTACAGGAAAGGGAGGAAGAGAGAGAGGAGCTGGTACCAAATCAATAGGTCATTCAATATACGAGAGTTTAGTGTCAGAAATCAGCTTCTACTCAAACATAAAGAAAGAAGCCGCCTTGGGACTGGCTTTCtttgttgaaaaagaaagaatgaaagagaaatgcATTATAAAGAACGAAGATCCCAACTAACTCATGAACTTCTATAACGAAGGATAAAAGAAGAGATCTCAGACTGTAAGTTGAATGAATAGGATCGGTAGCTAGACGGGTCCCCTGACAAGGAGGGAACAACTCCCAGATCGGTATACGACTTCTCAGGAGATAAAGGGGGATCGAAGCTAGCCTCAAAGACCCAGATCTTTCCGCGCTAGGATCAGTAGAGGCTGGAAGGGAAGTTTCCCTTTCCGTTGCTCTTTCCCAAACAGATAGAAAGGCATAAGGCATCAGCCCAAGCCGATTGTAGCAGTTCTTTCATCTCTTtcggaatgaaaaagaaataaatctCGGATGTGTAGTATAAGAAGCTTACGAGAGTAGGAATCTAGGGAAGGTTTCCActccttttgttttctttcatcTCGTTAATGAACTCACTCTATTCTAAATAGAAGAAAGCATCCCCATAGGATGAAATCATCATAATCCCCTAAGCCCACTGGGAGGAAGGCGAGTGTCCAGGGAACAATATTGCATAAAGAGGCATCTGTCTCGGTTGTGCTGAGTTTGCATGAGAAGGAATGAATATCACCTTCTTTGTTGGTGCGCAGCCACTCGACTTAGACGTTAGCGATTGGATCCCCCACTCTGCGGTTGGTTTTTGCTTGatttcttctctcctttcagtcgagcccccTGTACCCGTTCATTTTTCTACGGAATTGGAAAGGAATTCCAGTCTTCTACGAGATATGGATGGAAGAGAGAGGGAAGAAAGAGTCCAGTTTCAGAGGCTTGATCCACTTTCTAGGATCATGAAGAAATCCCTAAATGCTTCTTTATACTCTCGCCCAAGTAGGGAGAACTCTGAGATATAAGACGTTTTAGAGAGTTTTGATTCAAATCCATCTCCACCTATGTTGTGGCCTTCCTCCCAAAGCATTCTGGCATCTCTGATTCCAGGTCTCACCCTGTTCAGCAAAAGAGTGGAGAAAGACATGGAATTGATAGGAAACCGTAGCCAAGTGGCTAAGGCATAAGTCTGCAAAACTTGTATTCATTGGTTCGAATCTGACCGGTTCCTACAGCCCGCCCCATTCCACCCTGACATGGTGTCTGTCTCGAATGGGGGCCTCCGCTTGCTCCTTCGTACCTTTGGCTTAGGCCGCTTTCCCTTCctaactttctttcttttcttattaactCTCTCTCCTTTTCATGAGAATTTCACTGCTATCCTTGCTTCAGCATTCGGCTTTCGGCTTTAGGACTCACTCAGTCTGAGGGTATCTCTCAAAAAGTATTCCGTGATCTTTCCGTCTTTAGTTTATATTAATGGTTCTGACTTTCGTCTCTTTATCAGTGAATTCACTTTCTTAATTGACCCTTTCGTATGAGGTAGTCCTTCCCCCAGGTGTGCCAAAAGTCTGATGATGATCCCTTTCAAAGCTGGTGAAACCATCAGGCTCGACTAAGAAATCAATGCCTCCGACTCCTTCTAGTAACCATCCCCGAAAACAAGGAAGGTCTTCTTTCCGACATGGCGGGCTccactcaaattctttgagccttctcTGCTACTAATATTGTTTTGTATGAGGAATTGAAGATTTAGAAAACTTGGAAGCATTGATCAACACGGTTGAGGTTGTCTAAATGAGTTTGGGTAAGTTCCTAAGTTATTTACTCGTTAAGTTGATATTGAGAGTGTATTGAAACGAAAAATCCAATGAGTTTGACTTAAGTTAGGACATCcattttactaagaatttaaATCTGAGGTTTAAAGGTTGGAAAATGGATTTTTAGTCTAGTCTAAGAAGATTCGAGAATGCAAGGAATCTAAATGTAAAATAGCTTGAATGCTCAAAATGAAGTGTTTTTGGAGATTGTTGTGCCGTCTTGCTGAGTGAAGAAAACTGACAGACTTTAATCTTTCTTTCAGGCCAAATTTAAATGGGGACAACGTATAATCCCGGTTGATTGATTCATTGATAGTGAGTGGTTTATTTTCAAGATCATGTGAATTATGTGAAGAAGAATTTtcaaatatgaaaaaattaacaaaaatatttacaaaggatagtaaaattttagtaatttttcaTTTCTTGGAATTATCTATTAATATAAGTCTATTACGGACAATGTCTTCCAAGtctgattttttatttatagttATTTTGATTTGTTAGAATTATCTAGTAACTAATATTTTTATCATCTAAAAATTAACCGAAATAATCAATTTCAATCACCATCGAATAgtaatattattgttttaaaaattaaacttcaGTTTATTTATTGATAAAAATGTCCAAGTACATAGCCCTTAAAGAAGAttggatataaccaaaataatgctgCATATATCATTCAGAGTCTTGCCATTCTTCAAAAGCAACGACGTATCCTTTGGTGGCTGCCCGAACTCACCCTGACAGTTGTCAACTTCTGTCATGGCATCATAAGTTACAATATTGACAGCATTAAAGTCACCAACTGCCAAGTCcttttgggcattttcaatGTGACCAACAATTTTATTGTAGCTCTCAGCGCAAGACGAATATCGTTGCTTAAGTTGAGGATTGGTGGTGGTTTTTTCCAGTGAGTTGGCTAGTGTCAAAGACTTGCAAGCATTTGTATTGGCAAGGTTTAAGGTGTATATGACCAAGCCCTTTAAATCTGTAGTGCCTGCAGATTTCAACACATTTGAACAAAATGGTGGGTTTGAGGTGTTTGGACAGACGGTGGAAACGTTGTCGATAGATGATGCCACATTTGAAATGATGGTGAACAAAAAAACTCCAAAGAGAGAGATAATAATGGAACAAGAGTTATTGgccattttaatttctttgttgtTTGATAGTATTGTGTCCTTATTGATGTGGGTCATTTCatcaatacatatatatatatagatgaaatCTAGAGAAATGGTTTCTCTCTTATGAAGGAGAAAGGGAAGTTGTAATTACATTATTAAAGAGCctattttagtattttgtttgttttatttcgttcttttgttatttttatctttaaaaagtTAACCAAAATCAATTCATGAATAACCAAGATGggttttttatttacttttttttttttttttgaaaagatacgGCTGAGACGTTAAGGGGTGCTATGGAAAAGTACTAGACGACATAGTAAAGTCAAcggttgtaatttttttttcttttgtgtatGTCCTTTTGCTTATCGCCTACAAGTTGTTGAGCTAAGCAATAAGAGGTAGACTATAAAGCTAATGTTAGCCCGCATTCCATTATCCTTATATGTATATTAATATTCTCTAAGTTGTGAAATACAAGTTTAAAATCAAAGTGTAAATTTTTTACGAGTTGAATTGTTTTAATGagaaaattttagaaacaaCTTTATTTGGATAATGATTTGGAAATTTAATAGGTGATGGAAAGGCTAAGGAAATGGCCAAATTGAAGTTTGGTTTTGAGTTAGGGCATAAAGgtcatttcatatttttttagtaaataaaaaaagaagagaaaatatcTAACTTTTTCCTTGTCCTTCTCAGTTCTTAGAGAGGTGCCCCCCGTCcaatgtttttttctttttcttcttcttcttctcgccGACTCCCTCATCCCATGGTCATCTCTCCCTATTTATCCATCGCTCCCTTATGCTCACCATCTCTCTCTTATGTCGTCTAGCACTACACGACCAGAAGGAGTCTTGTTGCCGCACGCCCTATTAACCACTGCTCCGAACGCACACCGCCGTCGTAGCAAGCCACACAAAGTTGCGTTGTTGTCCTTCGTTCTTCAAGCGGTGTCTTAGTTGCCATTTTTCGTTCGTTAAGTCGCTGCTCTCGCCTATTGTGACGTCGCCGATACAAGTCTTGTCTCAATTGTAGGTCAAGTTTCAGTTTGGTACTTTCTTAATCGGGTTTTAGGACGAGTTAGGTGTGGTATAGCTGTCGTGTGTGGTAACTCGCTAGAAATCAAGAAAGTCCCCATTCATATCCATTCCTGAGCTAGATTTTCCGCTTAAAGTAAGGACAATTTGAGGTTATGTTTAAGGGGAATTTTTATTACCCATTAAGTTTAAGCTTGAGTTTAACAATATCCATTTCATTTTGTTGTTAGATTTGGATTCTTGGGTGATTTTAGCCACTGTCTAGCCTATAAGAATCTCACAATTGGGCATTTTCATACAACTTGGGTAAAATTCTAAGCTTTATGGAGTGAGTCTTGAATATCCATCTAATTTTattgataatattaaataaCTCATGATGTCGGATGCTTGATTTCGAATTTAGAAGGTACTTATGGTGCTTTACATTGAGGTTTAGATTACTTGGTTAGGTTCTTAGGAGGTTTTGGAATATTTTTGTTGAGCTGTTCTAGAGTTCTTGAATGCCCATTGggtttaaactttaaaatttaattacctATGATACTTGGATCCTTGAGTTGAATGTTAAAGGTTTAAAATCGACGTTCCATTATCTTTATAGTTTACTTGGTTGTTACTTATGTAAGCTTCGAAACAGACAATGATTTTAGGTACTAGATCAGAATTTAGAAAGCCATTAATGTGCTGTCGAGACCATTTTAACAAGGTATCGATAAGGTTTTGGATAAATTTAGTGGGTTCTCTCATAGTTCTTAAATATTCATTTAGTTTTAGTGTAAACTTGATTTTACCAATATTGTTTTGTATGAGGAATTGAAGATTTAGAAAACTTGGAAGCATTGATCAACACGGTTGAGGTTGTTTAAATGAGTTTGGGTAAGTTCCTAAGTTATTTACTCGTTAGTTTGATATTGAGAGTGTATTGAAACGAAAGATCCAATGAGTTTGACTTAAGTTAGGACATCTATTTTACTTAGAATTTAAATCTGAGGTTTAAAGGTTGGAAAGTGGATTTTTAGTCTAGTCTAAGAAGATTCGAGAATGCAAGGAATCTAGAAATGTAAAATAGCTTGAATGCTCAAAATGAAGTATTTTTGGAGATTGTTGTGCCGTCTTGCTAAGTGAAGAAAACTGACAGACTTTAATCTTTCTTTCAGACCAAATTTAAATGGGGAAAACGTATAATCTCGGTGGATTGAGTCATTGATATTGAGTGGTTTATTTTCAAGATCGTGTGAATTATCTGAAGAAGCATTTTCAAATAtgacaaaattaacaaaaatatttacaaaagatagtaaaattttagtaatttttcaTTTCTTGGAATTATCTATTAATATAAGTCTATTACGGACAATGTCTTCCAAGtctgattttttatttatagttATTTTGATTCGTTAGAATTATCTAGTAACTAATATTTTTATCATCTAAAAATTAACCGAAATAATCAATTTCAATCACCATCGAATAGtaatgttatttttttaaaaattaaacttcattttatttattgataaaaATGTCCAAGTACATAACCCTTAAAGAAGATTGGATGTAACCAAAATAATGCTGCATATATCATTCAGAGTCTTGCCATTCTTCAAAAGCAACGACGTATCCTTTGGTGGCTGCCCGAACTCACCCTGACAGTTGTCAATCTCTGTCATTGCATCATAAGTTACAATATTGACGGCATTAAAGTCACCAACTGCCAAATCcttttgggcattttcaatGTGACCAACAATTTTATTGTAGCTCTCAGCGCAAGACGAATATCGTTGCTTAAGTTGAGGATTGGTAGTGGTGTTTTCCAGTGAGTTGGCTAGTGTCAAAGACTTGTGAGCATTTGTATTCGCAAGGTTTAAGGTGTATATGACCAAGCCCTTTAGATCTGTGGTACCTGCAGATTTCAACACATTTGAACAATATGGTGGGTTTGAGGTGTTTGGACAGATGGTGGAAACGTTGTCGATAGATGATGCCACATTTGAAATGATGGTGAACAAAAGAACTCCAAAGAGAGAGATAATAATGGAACAAGAGGAATTGgccattttaatttctttgttgtTTGATAGTATTGTGTCCTTGTTGATGTGGGTCATTTCATcaacaaacatatatatatatagatgaaatCTAGAGAAATGGTTTCTCTCTTATGAAGGAGAAAGGGAAGTTGTAATTACATTATTAAAGAGCctattttagtattttgtttgttttatttcgTTCTTCTgttatttttatctttaaaaagtTAACCAAAATCAATTCATGAATAACCAAGATGGGTTTTgtatttaccttttttttttttttttttgaaaagatacgGCTGAGACGTTAAGGGGTGCTATAGAAAAGTACTAGAAGACATAGTAAAGTCAACGgttgtaaattttttttcttttgtgtatGTTCTTTTGCTTATCGCCTACAAGTTGTTGAGCTAAGCAATAAGAGGTAGACTATAAAGCTAATGTTAGCCCGCATTCCATTATCTTTATATGTATATTAATATTCTCTAAGTTGTGAAATACAAGTTTAAAATCAAAGTGTAAATTTTTCACGAGTTGAATTATTTTAATGAGAAAATTTTAGGAGCAACTTTATTTGGATAATGATTTGGAAATTTAATAGGTGATAGAAAGGCTAAGGAAATGGCCAAATTGAAGTTTGGTTTTGAGTTAAGGGCATAAAGgtcatttcatatttttttagtaaataaaaaaagaagagaaaatatcTAACTCTCTCCTTGTCCTTCTCCATTCTTAGAGAGATGCACCCCGTCcagtgtttttttctttttcttcttcttcttctcgccGACTCCCTCATCCCATGGTCATCTCTCCCTATTTATCTGTCGCTCCTTTATGCTCACCATCTCTCTCTTACGTCGTCTAGCACTACACGCCCTGTTAACCACTACTCCGAACACACACCGCCAGTCGTAGCAAGTCACACAAAGTTGCATTGTTGTCCGTCGTTCTTCAAGCGATGTCTTAGTTGCCGTTTTTCGTTCGTTAAGTCGTTGCTCTCGCCTATTGTGACGTCGTCGATACAAGCCTTGTCTCAATTGTAGGTCAAGTTTCAGTTTGGTATTTTCTGAATCGGGTTTTAGGACGAGTTAGTTGTGGTATAGCTGTCGTGTGTGGTAACTCGCCAGAAATCAAGAAAGTCCCCATTCATATCCATTCCTGAGCTAGATTTTCCACTTAAAGTAAGGACAATTTAAGGTTGGATGTAAGGGGAGTTTTTATTACCCATTAAGTTTAAGCTTGAGTTTAACAATATCCATTTCATTTCGTTGTTAGATTTGGATTCTTGGATGATTTTAGCCACTGTCCAGCCTATAAGAAGCTCACAATTGGGCATTTTCATACAACTTGAGTAAGATTCTAAGGTTTATGGAGTGAGTCTTGAATATCCATCtaattttattgatgatattaAATAACTCATGATGTCGAATGCttgattttgaatttagaaGGTACTTATGGTGCTTTACATTGAGGTTTAGATTACTTGGTTAGGTTCTTAGGAGGTTTTGGAATATTTTTGTTGAGCTGTTCTAGAGTTCTTGAATGCCCATTGGGTTAAAgctttaaaatttaattacctATGATACTTGGATCCTTGAGTTGAATGTTAAAGGTTTAAAATCGACGTTCCATTATCTTTATAGTTTACTTGGTTGTTACTTATGTAAGCTTCGAAACAGACAATGATTTTAGGTACTAGATCAGAATTTAGAAAGCCATTAATGTGCTGTCGAGACCATTTTAACAAGGTATCGATAAGGTTTTGGATAAATTTAGTGGGTTCTCTCATAGTTCTTAAATATTCATTTAGTTTTAGTGTAAACTTGATTTTACCAATATTGTTTTGTATGAGGAATTGAAGATTTAGAAAACTTGGAAGCATTGATCAACACGGTTGAGGTTGTTTAAATGAGTTTGGGTAAGTTCCTAAGTTATTTACTCGTTAGTTTGATATTGAGAGTGTATTGAAACGAAAGATCCAATGAGTTTGACTTAAGTTAGGACATCCATTTTACTTAGAATTTAAATCTGAGGTTTAAAGGTTGGAAAGTGGATTTTTAGTCTAGTCTAAGAAGATTCGAGAATGCAAGGAATCTAGAAATGTAAAATAGCTTGAATGCTCAAAATGAAGTATTTTTGGAGATTGTTGTGCCGTCTTGCTAAGTGAAGAAAACTGACAGACTTTAATCTTTCTTTCAGACCAAATTTAAATGGGGAAAACGTATAATCTCGGTGGATTGAGTCATTGATAGTGAGTGGTTTATTTTCAAGATCGTGTGAATTATCTGAAGAAGCATTTTCAAATAtgacaaaattaacaaaaatatttacaaaagatagtaaaattttagtaatttttcaTTTCTTGGAATTATCTATTAATATAAGTCTATTACGGACAATGTCTTCCAAGtctgattttttatttatagttATTTTGATTCGTTAGAATTATCTAGTAACTAATATTTTTATCATCGAAAAATTAACCGAAATAATCAATTTTAATCACCATCGAATagtaatgttattgttttaaaaattaaacttcattttatttattgataaaaATGTCCAAGTACATAACCCTTAAAGAAGATTGGATGTAACCAAAATAATGCTGCATATATCATTCAGAGTCTTGCCATTCTTCAAAAGCAACGACGTATCCTTTGGTGGCTGCCCGAACTCACCCTGACAGTTGTCAATCTCTGTCATTGCATCATAAGTTACAATATTGACGGCATTAAAGTCACCAACTGCCAAATCcttttgggcattttcaatGTGACCAACAATTTTATTGTAGCTCTCAGCGCAAGACGAATATCGTTGCTTAAGTTGAGGATTGGTGGTGGTGTTTTCCAGTGAGTTGGCTAGTGTCAAAGACTTGCGAGCATTTGTATTGGCAAGGTTTAAGGTGTATATGACCAAGCCCTTTAGATCTGTGGTACCTGCAGATTTCAACACATTTGAACAATATGGTGGGTTTGAGGTGTTTGGACAGATGGTGGAAACGTTGTCGATAGATGATGCCACATTTGAAATGATGGTGAACAAAAGAACTCCAAAGAGAGAGATAATAATGGAACAAGAGTTATTGgccattttaatttctttgttgtTTGATAGTATTGTGTCCTTATTGATGTGGGTCATTTCatcaatacatatatatatatatagatgaaatCTAGAGAAATGGTTTCTCTCTTATGAAGGAGAAAGGGAAGTTGTAATTACATTATTAAAGAGCctattttagtattttgtttgttttatttcgTTCTTCTgttatttttatctttaaaaagtTAACCAAAATCAATTCATGAATAACCAAGATGGGTTTTGTAtttaccttttattttattttttttttttgaaaagatacgCCTGAGACGTTAAGGTGTGCTATGGAA
This region of Cucumis melo cultivar AY chromosome 7, USDA_Cmelo_AY_1.0, whole genome shotgun sequence genomic DNA includes:
- the LOC127150384 gene encoding pectinesterase inhibitor-like, whose protein sequence is MANNSCSIIISLFGVFLFTIISNVASSIDNVSTVCPNTSNPPFCSNVLKSAGTTDLKGLVIYTLNLANTNACKSLTLANSLEKTTTNPQLKQRYSSCAESYNKIVGHIENAQKDLAVGDFNAVNIVTYDAMTEVDNCQGEFGQPPKDTSLLLKNGKTLNDICSIILVISNLL
- the LOC127150385 gene encoding pectinesterase inhibitor-like — translated: MANSSCSIIISLFGVLLFTIISNVASSIDNVSTICPNTSNPPYCSNVLKSAGTTDLKGLVIYTLNLANTNAHKSLTLANSLENTTTNPQLKQRYSSCAESYNKIVGHIENAQKDLAVGDFNAVNIVTYDAMTEIDNCQGEFGQPPKDTSLLLKNGKTLNDICSIILVTSNLL
- the LOC127150386 gene encoding pectinesterase inhibitor-like, whose amino-acid sequence is MANNSCSIIISLFGVLLFTIISNVASSIDNVSTICPNTSNPPYCSNVLKSAGTTDLKGLVIYTLNLANTNARKSLTLANSLENTTTNPQLKQRYSSCAESYNKIVGHIENAQKDLAVGDFNAVNIVTYDAMTEIDNCQGEFGQPPKDTSLLLKNGKTLNDICSIILVTSNLL